The following are encoded together in the Kribbella voronezhensis genome:
- a CDS encoding TetR/AcrR family transcriptional regulator: MTKTPLGDERQNAIADAAIHLVATRGLRGLTHRAVDAEAGLPPGSTSYYLRTRNALLTACVNRMLARDLTATSPRPGDTPLEELLAEMVIGIAQARADDLAARYELSLEARRQPDLQEAIVRGGRQLRDGLAQLLTALGIPDAADVAWPVAAMMDGLLYDRLAGAGSTMPAAAYEHAVRRTLSALLTGLATDAR; the protein is encoded by the coding sequence GTGACGAAGACTCCCCTGGGTGACGAGCGGCAGAACGCGATCGCCGACGCGGCCATCCACCTGGTCGCGACGCGGGGCCTCCGCGGACTCACCCACCGGGCGGTGGACGCCGAAGCAGGCCTGCCGCCCGGCTCCACGTCGTACTACCTGCGCACTCGCAACGCGCTGCTGACTGCCTGTGTGAACCGCATGCTCGCCCGCGATCTGACCGCCACCTCCCCACGGCCGGGCGACACCCCGCTGGAGGAGTTGCTGGCGGAGATGGTCATCGGCATCGCGCAGGCGCGGGCCGACGACCTCGCCGCGCGGTACGAACTCTCGCTGGAAGCGCGGCGGCAGCCGGACCTCCAGGAAGCAATCGTCCGGGGCGGTCGCCAGTTGCGGGACGGGCTCGCGCAGCTGCTGACGGCACTCGGGATTCCGGACGCGGCGGACGTCGCCTGGCCGGTCGCGGCGATGATGGACGGCTTGCTCTACGACCGCCTGGCCGGCGCAGGGAGCACGATGCCGGCCGCGGCCTACGAGCACGCGGTACGGCGTACGCTGTCGGCCCTGCTGACCGGGTTGGCTACAGACGCTCGGTGA
- a CDS encoding PadR family transcriptional regulator, which produces MATAELVLGLLHRGPAHGYDVKRGHDAWFPDSRPLAFGQVYTTLSRLERDGLVEVVDRGSEGGPERTVYGLTDKGREHLADWLAEPIQPALGAVDEMVRKVVATIHTGEDATAFLARQRSSHLRRIRELRAASAAADDDTPARLVRDFVAVHLDADLRWLDGAMDRITELKETRR; this is translated from the coding sequence ATGGCAACTGCTGAGCTCGTTCTGGGACTGCTGCACCGCGGTCCCGCCCACGGGTACGACGTCAAGCGTGGGCACGACGCCTGGTTCCCGGACAGCCGGCCGCTCGCGTTCGGGCAGGTGTACACGACGCTGTCCCGGCTCGAGCGCGACGGACTCGTGGAGGTGGTCGATCGTGGCTCGGAGGGTGGCCCCGAACGGACCGTCTACGGGCTGACCGACAAGGGTCGCGAGCATCTGGCCGACTGGCTGGCCGAGCCGATCCAGCCCGCCCTGGGCGCGGTCGACGAGATGGTCCGCAAGGTGGTCGCGACCATCCACACCGGTGAGGACGCGACTGCGTTCCTGGCCCGGCAGCGATCCAGCCACCTGCGCCGGATCCGCGAACTGAGGGCCGCGTCGGCCGCCGCCGACGACGACACCCCGGCCCGGCTGGTGCGAGATTTCGTCGCCGTCCACCTGGACGCCGACCTGCGCTGGCTCGACGGCGCGATGGACCGAATCACCGAGCTGAAGGAGACCCGTCGATGA
- the purB gene encoding adenylosuccinate lyase, whose amino-acid sequence MPASSKPRIPNVLAARYASLSMAELWSPEHKIVLERQLWLAVLSAQKDFGVAVPDGVIEDYERVLDQVDLESIAARERVTRHDVKARIEEFNALAGHEHVHKGLTSRDLTENVEQLQIRAGLELVRDRAVATAVQLGQKAAEHAALVMTGRSHNVAAQATTLGKRFASAADELLVAIARLEELIERYPLRGIKGPVGTSQDMLDLFGGQEKQLAGLEGEVAQHLGFRRVLTSVGQVYPRSLDYEVVTALVQLAAGPSSLATTIRLMAGHELVTEGFKEGQVGSSAMPHKMNTRSCERVNGLAVILRGYASMAGELAGNQWNEGDVFCSVVRRVALPDAFFALDGLFETFLTVLDEFGVYPAVVARELERYLPFLTTTKVLMAAVKNGVGRETAHEVIKEHAVAMALDLRKGSSENDLFRRLGEDGRLGLTEEQIVGIVGAPLSFTGAAVAQVNAVVAKIDALAKRYPEAAAYKPGDIL is encoded by the coding sequence GTGCCTGCCTCCAGTAAGCCCCGGATTCCTAATGTTCTTGCTGCGCGTTATGCCAGTTTGTCGATGGCTGAGTTGTGGTCACCGGAGCACAAGATCGTGCTCGAGCGGCAGTTGTGGCTGGCGGTGCTGAGCGCTCAGAAGGACTTCGGCGTGGCGGTGCCGGACGGGGTGATCGAGGACTACGAGCGGGTGCTGGACCAGGTCGACCTGGAGTCGATCGCGGCCCGCGAGCGGGTCACCCGGCACGACGTGAAGGCGCGGATCGAGGAGTTCAACGCGCTCGCGGGTCACGAGCACGTGCACAAGGGCCTGACCAGCCGGGATCTCACCGAGAACGTCGAGCAGTTGCAGATCCGCGCCGGGCTCGAGCTCGTGCGCGACCGGGCGGTGGCGACCGCGGTGCAGCTGGGGCAGAAGGCCGCCGAGCACGCGGCGCTGGTGATGACCGGGCGGTCCCACAACGTGGCGGCGCAGGCGACGACGCTGGGTAAGCGGTTCGCGTCGGCGGCCGACGAGCTGCTGGTCGCGATCGCGCGCCTGGAGGAGCTGATCGAGCGGTACCCGCTGCGCGGGATCAAGGGCCCGGTCGGTACGTCGCAGGACATGCTCGACCTGTTCGGCGGTCAGGAGAAGCAGCTCGCCGGGCTCGAGGGCGAGGTCGCTCAGCACCTCGGTTTCCGCCGGGTGCTCACGAGCGTCGGCCAGGTCTACCCGCGGTCCCTCGACTACGAGGTCGTCACCGCGCTCGTCCAGCTGGCGGCGGGGCCGTCGAGCCTGGCGACCACGATCCGGCTGATGGCCGGGCACGAACTCGTCACCGAGGGGTTCAAGGAAGGCCAGGTCGGCTCGTCCGCGATGCCGCACAAGATGAACACCCGGTCCTGCGAGCGGGTGAACGGTCTCGCGGTGATCCTGCGCGGGTACGCGTCGATGGCCGGTGAGCTGGCCGGCAACCAGTGGAACGAGGGCGACGTCTTCTGTTCCGTCGTACGCCGGGTCGCGCTGCCGGACGCGTTCTTCGCCCTCGACGGGTTGTTCGAAACGTTCCTCACGGTGCTGGACGAGTTCGGCGTCTACCCCGCCGTGGTCGCCCGTGAGCTGGAGCGCTACCTGCCGTTCCTGACCACCACGAAGGTGCTGATGGCGGCGGTGAAGAACGGCGTTGGCCGGGAGACCGCGCACGAGGTGATCAAGGAGCACGCCGTCGCGATGGCGCTGGACCTGCGCAAGGGCTCGTCGGAGAACGACCTGTTCCGCCGGCTCGGCGAGGACGGCCGGCTCGGGCTGACCGAGGAGCAGATCGTCGGGATCGTCGGTGCGCCGCTGTCGTTCACCGGTGCGGCCGTTGCCCAGGTCAACGCCGTGGTCGCCAAGATCGACGCGCTGGCCAAGCGGTACCCCGAGGCCGCGGCCTACAAGCCTGGTGACATCCTCTAG
- the purS gene encoding phosphoribosylformylglycinamidine synthase subunit PurS has product MARVVVDVMLKPEILDPQGKAVHGAFGRLGFDGVADVRQGKRFEITLDGEATEEKVAEIRKAADTLLANPVIEDYTLHVEDDQ; this is encoded by the coding sequence GTGGCCCGCGTTGTCGTGGACGTCATGCTCAAGCCCGAGATTCTCGACCCGCAGGGCAAGGCGGTGCACGGTGCGTTCGGCCGGCTCGGCTTCGACGGCGTGGCCGATGTCCGTCAGGGCAAGCGGTTCGAGATCACCCTGGACGGTGAGGCGACCGAGGAGAAGGTCGCCGAGATCCGCAAGGCAGCGGACACGCTGCTGGCCAACCCGGTGATCGAGGACTACACCCTGCACGTCGAGGACGACCAGTGA
- a CDS encoding FtsX-like permease family protein, translated as MSPATLFALARPRSATDRTRFRLLVATVAIAGAFLLSAWRIKRLGFGEYYDSPKFSDYLQEYGIRSGVTFAAVLLAAASYLLAFQALKLGTAARDRRLAAFRLAGATPGQVRGLGAVDAGIGGLIGGILAGPLYLLLTLAIQALPRMGRVLPPANTVDLAAWPIVAAVLTVSAAGVGALLGRGVIAEPRVREAKGPDVTRAAVAGAAGVGLILLSHLIDRQFYAALVPFGLGLLVICLALPTLLVAWQGNRLERSSNPLKVLAGGRLLRTVRPHGRTLAVLVLCGAAVGFVVSMGIELAQPNHVYDISFHVPGLIFAAGAAVFIAVIAGVSLLAGTADDLLDQRRQLAALNVLGVGERQLRTSVRFQLTSSITWATASGLLIGGLLYADLTSRDEFGPNQTPGLLATLAVVVMGAGLAWLIAGLAAFLLRGHVHEAVAPENLRSS; from the coding sequence ATGAGCCCCGCCACGCTGTTCGCACTGGCCCGCCCACGCTCCGCCACCGACCGCACCCGCTTCCGCCTGCTGGTGGCCACGGTCGCCATCGCCGGCGCCTTCCTGCTGTCCGCCTGGCGCATCAAACGCCTGGGCTTCGGTGAGTACTACGACTCCCCCAAGTTCAGCGACTACCTCCAGGAGTACGGCATTCGCAGCGGTGTCACCTTTGCTGCTGTGCTGCTGGCTGCCGCATCCTATCTCTTGGCCTTCCAGGCCTTGAAGCTCGGTACTGCGGCCCGCGACCGCCGGCTGGCCGCGTTCCGGCTGGCCGGCGCGACCCCCGGCCAGGTCCGCGGCCTCGGCGCGGTCGACGCCGGGATCGGCGGCCTGATCGGCGGCATCCTGGCCGGTCCGCTCTACCTCCTGCTCACGCTGGCGATCCAGGCGCTGCCCCGGATGGGCCGGGTGCTGCCGCCGGCCAACACGGTGGATCTGGCGGCCTGGCCGATCGTGGCCGCAGTACTGACCGTCAGCGCGGCCGGGGTCGGAGCGCTGCTCGGTCGTGGGGTGATCGCGGAGCCGCGGGTGCGGGAGGCGAAAGGGCCCGATGTCACCCGGGCGGCCGTCGCCGGCGCTGCGGGCGTCGGGCTGATTCTGCTCAGTCACCTCATCGACAGGCAGTTCTATGCCGCGCTGGTGCCCTTCGGTCTCGGTCTGCTCGTCATCTGCCTGGCGTTGCCCACGTTGCTGGTCGCCTGGCAGGGCAACCGGCTGGAACGCTCGAGCAACCCGCTGAAGGTCCTCGCCGGGGGCCGCCTGCTCCGGACGGTCCGGCCCCACGGGCGCACCCTTGCCGTGCTGGTGTTGTGCGGTGCGGCGGTCGGATTCGTGGTCTCCATGGGGATCGAGCTTGCCCAGCCCAACCACGTGTACGACATCAGCTTCCACGTGCCGGGACTGATCTTCGCGGCCGGAGCCGCAGTGTTCATCGCGGTGATCGCAGGCGTTTCGCTGCTGGCCGGCACAGCCGACGACCTCCTCGACCAGCGCCGGCAGCTGGCCGCACTGAACGTCCTCGGTGTCGGAGAGCGGCAGCTCCGCACCTCGGTGCGCTTTCAATTGACGTCGAGCATCACCTGGGCGACCGCCTCCGGCCTGCTGATCGGCGGCCTGCTGTACGCCGACCTCACGTCGCGTGACGAGTTCGGGCCCAATCAGACTCCCGGGCTGCTCGCGACCTTGGCCGTCGTCGTGATGGGCGCCGGACTGGCCTGGCTGATCGCGGGCCTCGCCGCGTTCCTGCTGCGTGGACATGTGCACGAAGCCGTCGCCCCGGAGAACCTCCGGTCCAGCTGA
- a CDS encoding bifunctional glycosyltransferase family 2/GtrA family protein, with product MQISGHPRVEIVVPVKNEEYDLGPNIRRLREYLDTAFPFAAEVCIADNGSTDATYEIGCLLATELPGVRVVRIEQPGRGRALKQVWSSSDADVLAYMDVDLSTNLNALLPLVAPLVAGHSDVAIGTRLARGSRVVRRPKREVISRGYNLLLRATLATGFSDAQCGFKAIRRDVAVELLPLVQDTSWFFDTELLVLAERAGLRIHEVPVDWVDDLDSRVKIAKTVAEDLRGIVRLSRSTVDLEPVRRTFGRPAIADPKTALAARVLRFCAIGVLSTLAYALLYLVMRQAMPAQVANLLALLVTAIGNTALNRRVTFGVRGGRNRVRHQLRGLVTFAIGWSLTASSLWLLHTATAVPARGLEIVVLTAANLAATLVRYSLFASWVFDDDAPTLPTFETPALIDNTRSH from the coding sequence ATGCAGATTTCAGGTCATCCTCGGGTCGAGATCGTCGTACCCGTCAAAAACGAGGAGTACGACCTCGGCCCGAATATTCGCCGGTTGCGGGAGTATCTGGATACCGCGTTCCCGTTCGCGGCCGAGGTCTGCATCGCCGACAACGGCAGTACGGACGCCACCTACGAGATCGGCTGCCTGCTGGCCACCGAGCTGCCCGGGGTCCGGGTGGTCCGGATCGAGCAGCCGGGCCGGGGCCGTGCGCTGAAGCAGGTCTGGTCGTCCAGCGACGCTGACGTGCTGGCGTACATGGACGTAGATTTGTCGACAAATCTGAACGCCTTGTTGCCCCTGGTGGCGCCGCTGGTCGCCGGGCACAGCGACGTCGCGATCGGCACCCGGCTGGCTCGCGGTTCGCGGGTGGTCCGGCGGCCCAAGCGAGAGGTGATCTCCCGCGGCTACAACCTGTTGCTCAGGGCAACTTTGGCGACCGGGTTCTCCGATGCGCAGTGCGGGTTCAAGGCGATCCGCCGGGACGTGGCCGTCGAGTTGTTGCCGCTGGTGCAGGACACGAGTTGGTTCTTCGACACCGAACTGCTGGTGCTGGCCGAGCGAGCCGGGCTGCGGATCCACGAAGTACCGGTGGATTGGGTCGACGACCTGGACTCGCGGGTGAAGATCGCCAAGACGGTCGCCGAGGATCTCCGCGGGATCGTGCGGCTGAGCCGGAGCACTGTCGACCTCGAGCCGGTACGGCGTACTTTCGGGCGACCCGCGATCGCCGATCCCAAGACCGCGCTCGCAGCACGCGTCCTGCGGTTCTGCGCGATCGGCGTGCTGAGCACTCTCGCGTACGCCCTGCTGTATCTCGTGATGCGGCAGGCGATGCCGGCCCAGGTGGCCAACCTCCTGGCTCTGCTGGTGACCGCGATCGGCAACACCGCGCTCAACCGCCGGGTCACGTTCGGCGTACGTGGCGGCCGGAATCGCGTGCGGCATCAACTGCGCGGCCTGGTCACCTTCGCCATCGGCTGGAGCCTGACCGCGTCCTCCCTGTGGTTGTTGCACACGGCAACCGCAGTACCGGCGCGTGGGCTCGAGATCGTCGTCCTGACGGCCGCGAACCTGGCCGCGACGCTGGTCCGCTACAGCCTCTTCGCCAGCTGGGTCTTCGACGACGACGCACCCACGCTGCCCACTTTCGAGACGCCCGCACTGATCGACAACACCCGGAGTCACTGA
- a CDS encoding ABC transporter ATP-binding protein: MTDLALELLRVEYAYRRDVALRGVSLKVEPGEVVAITGPSGCGKSTLLHCAAGILRPQAGTVQLVGQNLADLSEANRTRLRRTQAGVVLQFGQLVPDLTLIDNVALPLLLEGHDRQAARRAAREWLDRAGVGEDATAVPGELSGGQNQRAAVARALVTGPAIVFADEPTGSLDSLAGEQMMELLLASVRNGGAALVLVTHDNMIAAYADREVRLRDGVVQHEVALS; the protein is encoded by the coding sequence ATGACCGACCTCGCCCTGGAGTTGCTCCGGGTGGAGTATGCCTACCGCCGTGACGTGGCCTTGCGCGGTGTCTCCCTCAAGGTCGAGCCTGGTGAGGTCGTGGCGATCACCGGACCGAGCGGCTGCGGCAAGTCCACTCTGCTGCACTGCGCCGCCGGCATCCTCCGTCCACAGGCGGGCACTGTCCAACTGGTCGGGCAGAACCTGGCGGACCTTTCCGAAGCGAACCGCACGCGGCTACGACGTACGCAGGCGGGCGTGGTGTTGCAGTTCGGGCAGTTGGTGCCTGACCTCACTCTGATCGACAACGTGGCATTGCCCTTGCTGTTGGAGGGCCACGACCGGCAGGCGGCTCGGCGAGCTGCGCGGGAGTGGCTGGACCGGGCCGGCGTCGGAGAGGACGCCACTGCGGTGCCAGGCGAGCTGTCCGGCGGGCAGAACCAGCGGGCGGCCGTGGCGAGGGCCCTGGTGACGGGACCCGCGATCGTGTTCGCCGACGAGCCCACCGGCAGCCTGGACAGTCTTGCGGGCGAGCAGATGATGGAGTTGCTGCTCGCCTCGGTGCGCAACGGTGGAGCCGCCTTGGTGCTGGTCACCCACGACAACATGATCGCCGCGTACGCCGACCGCGAGGTCCGCCTGCGCGACGGCGTCGTACAGCACGAGGTGGCACTGTCATGA
- a CDS encoding phosphoribosylaminoimidazolesuccinocarboxamide synthase encodes MTILPQAVEIPGAKHLHSGKVRDLYELESGDLLMVASDRMSAFDWILSTPIPDKGKVLTAMSLWWFEQLGVPNHIISTDVPAEVAGRAVVCEKLDMFPVECVARGYLSGTGLLDYNATGEVCGIPLRAGLVEGSRLDEPIFTPATKADLGEHDENVSYDAVVAAVGAETADALRKLTLDIYREAHARAEQRGIILADTKFEFGARADGTIVLADEVLTPDSSRFWPAEQWAPGKQQPSYDKQIVRDWLQFESGWDRKSGEAPPPLSDEVIERTRSAYIDAYERLTGRTFTS; translated from the coding sequence GTGACCATTCTCCCGCAGGCCGTCGAGATTCCCGGTGCGAAGCATCTCCATTCCGGCAAGGTCCGGGACCTGTACGAGCTGGAGTCCGGCGACCTGCTGATGGTCGCGAGCGACCGGATGAGCGCGTTCGACTGGATCCTGTCGACGCCGATCCCGGACAAGGGCAAGGTGCTCACGGCGATGAGCCTGTGGTGGTTCGAGCAGCTCGGCGTGCCGAACCACATCATCTCGACCGACGTCCCGGCCGAGGTCGCCGGCCGTGCGGTGGTCTGCGAGAAGCTCGACATGTTCCCGGTGGAGTGTGTCGCCCGCGGCTACCTCAGCGGCACTGGGCTGCTCGACTACAACGCGACCGGCGAGGTCTGCGGCATCCCGCTGCGCGCCGGCCTGGTCGAGGGCTCGCGACTCGACGAACCGATCTTCACCCCCGCGACCAAGGCCGACCTCGGCGAACACGACGAGAACGTCTCGTACGACGCCGTGGTGGCCGCGGTCGGCGCGGAGACGGCCGATGCCTTGCGCAAGCTGACCCTCGACATCTACCGCGAGGCCCACGCCCGCGCGGAGCAGCGCGGGATCATCCTGGCCGACACCAAGTTCGAGTTCGGCGCCCGCGCGGACGGCACGATCGTGCTCGCCGACGAGGTGCTGACCCCGGACTCCAGCCGGTTCTGGCCGGCCGAGCAGTGGGCGCCGGGCAAGCAGCAGCCGTCGTACGACAAGCAGATCGTGCGCGACTGGCTGCAGTTCGAGTCGGGCTGGGACCGCAAGTCCGGTGAGGCGCCGCCGCCGCTGTCGGACGAGGTGATCGAGCGCACCCGCTCGGCGTACATCGACGCCTACGAGCGGCTCACCGGCCGCACCTTCACCAGCTAG
- a CDS encoding glycosyltransferase family 39 protein → MSTLTEPRTVAGSSRARPLANSLTITKDKALLGGLLLLTAIAYLWGLSKNGYANEYYAAAVQAGSTSWKAWFFGSFDSSSFITVDKTPASLWVMGLSGRIFGFGVWSMLIPQALMGVASVGVLYVSVRRWFSANAALLAGAVLALTPVAVLMFRFNNPDALLILLLVAGAWAVTRAIDSVEHAGRWMALAGMFVGFGFLTKMLQAFLVLPAFGLAYLIAGKPALGKRIVHSAVALGAMIVSAGWWVAIVELLPASARPYIGGSSTNSILELTLGYNGLGRLTGDETGSVGGGVGNPGWGGATGLRRLFGGEFGSQISWLLPTALLSLVVLVVAAGRAGRTDRTRAFAVLWGGWLVVTGLVFSYMQGIIHPYYMIALAPAIAALIGAAASVLWRRRTEWPARAALAGGTLLTAGWSFSLLNATPSWQPWLRWTVLIAGVVGAGLVMLLPELQLRRTAVRRAGLFAGALLALTALAGPAAYSVQTISTVHAGAIPTAGPAGAAGPGGMGGRMAPPAGATTGQGGPGTTNGQGGPGTTNGQGMPTMPQGGGGIGGFLGGSGTSGVSSELVTLLQQGAKGYTWAAAAATAMSAAPLQLASDAPVMAIGGFNGTDPAPSLAAFQELVAQGKIHYFVGSGGGGFGGNRGGTSSDIATWVAANFQAQTIGNTTVYDLTGK, encoded by the coding sequence ATGAGTACCCTGACCGAACCGAGAACCGTCGCCGGGTCGTCACGCGCCCGGCCGCTCGCCAACTCACTGACGATCACCAAGGACAAGGCCTTGCTCGGCGGCCTGTTGTTGCTGACGGCAATCGCCTACCTGTGGGGCCTGTCCAAGAACGGCTACGCCAACGAGTACTACGCGGCCGCTGTGCAGGCCGGCTCGACCAGCTGGAAGGCCTGGTTCTTCGGGTCGTTCGACTCCTCGAGCTTCATCACCGTCGACAAGACGCCGGCCTCGTTGTGGGTGATGGGACTGTCCGGCCGGATCTTCGGGTTCGGCGTCTGGAGCATGCTGATCCCGCAGGCCTTGATGGGTGTCGCCAGTGTCGGCGTTCTCTACGTCTCGGTACGACGCTGGTTCTCGGCCAACGCCGCATTGCTCGCCGGAGCCGTCCTCGCGCTGACGCCGGTCGCCGTCCTGATGTTCCGCTTCAACAACCCGGATGCGCTGCTGATCCTGCTGCTGGTCGCCGGAGCCTGGGCGGTGACCCGGGCGATCGACTCGGTCGAGCACGCCGGACGCTGGATGGCGCTGGCCGGGATGTTCGTCGGCTTCGGGTTCCTCACCAAGATGCTGCAGGCGTTCCTGGTCCTGCCTGCCTTCGGGCTGGCCTACCTGATCGCGGGCAAACCCGCGCTCGGCAAGCGGATCGTGCACAGTGCGGTCGCGCTCGGAGCGATGATCGTCAGTGCGGGCTGGTGGGTCGCGATCGTCGAGTTGCTGCCGGCCTCGGCGCGGCCGTACATCGGCGGCTCCTCGACGAACAGCATTCTCGAACTGACGCTGGGCTACAACGGGCTCGGGCGGTTGACGGGCGACGAGACCGGCTCGGTCGGCGGCGGCGTCGGCAATCCGGGCTGGGGTGGCGCGACCGGGCTGCGGCGCTTGTTCGGCGGCGAGTTCGGCAGCCAGATCTCCTGGTTGTTGCCGACGGCACTGTTGTCGCTCGTCGTACTGGTGGTGGCTGCGGGACGAGCTGGACGCACCGACCGGACGCGCGCGTTCGCTGTGTTGTGGGGCGGCTGGCTGGTCGTCACCGGGCTGGTCTTCAGCTACATGCAGGGCATCATCCATCCCTACTACATGATCGCGCTGGCTCCTGCGATCGCTGCCTTGATCGGTGCCGCCGCCTCGGTTCTGTGGCGTCGACGCACCGAGTGGCCGGCTCGGGCGGCCCTTGCCGGCGGCACCTTGCTGACGGCCGGCTGGAGCTTTTCGTTGCTGAACGCAACGCCCAGCTGGCAGCCGTGGTTACGCTGGACCGTTCTCATCGCAGGGGTGGTCGGCGCCGGTCTCGTGATGCTCCTGCCGGAGTTGCAGTTGCGTCGTACTGCGGTCCGCCGGGCCGGGCTGTTCGCCGGAGCGCTGTTGGCTTTGACGGCACTTGCCGGACCGGCGGCGTACTCGGTGCAGACCATCAGCACTGTGCATGCGGGAGCCATTCCGACGGCCGGGCCTGCCGGGGCAGCCGGTCCCGGTGGCATGGGTGGCCGGATGGCTCCGCCTGCCGGCGCCACGACAGGGCAAGGTGGCCCGGGCACGACGAACGGCCAAGGTGGCCCGGGTACGACGAACGGGCAGGGTATGCCGACCATGCCGCAAGGTGGCGGTGGGATCGGCGGATTCCTTGGCGGTAGTGGGACCAGCGGGGTCTCGAGCGAGCTCGTCACGCTGCTGCAGCAGGGTGCCAAGGGCTACACCTGGGCGGCGGCCGCGGCGACCGCTATGAGTGCCGCGCCACTGCAACTCGCGTCCGACGCGCCGGTGATGGCGATCGGCGGCTTCAACGGGACGGACCCGGCGCCCTCGCTGGCCGCGTTCCAGGAACTGGTTGCCCAGGGCAAGATCCATTACTTCGTCGGCAGCGGCGGTGGCGGCTTCGGCGGCAACCGGGGTGGCACGTCGAGCGACATCGCCACCTGGGTCGCCGCGAACTTCCAGGCGCAGACCATCGGCAACACCACCGTCTACGACCTCACCGGCAAATGA
- a CDS encoding FAD-dependent monooxygenase: protein MRTAIVVGAGIGGVTAAVALEQCGWQVTVLERAAALGEVGAGISVWPGAVAVLEELGVTGVQKAAVVGDPAGMRRPNGKWVVEATDLGLELPVMIHRAQLHDLITARLGPAVTIRTGTTVTAVSQDETGVTVSTQYGKLEAELVVGADGIRSILRESHPRYAGYTAYRGIAEVETADGGGETWGRGRRFGFAKLIDGRIYWYATLNRPAGQPAGPGGQRGDVIEAFGDWHDPIPALLAGTREVLQNDLYDLPTPLASFVRGRVILLGDAAHAMTPNLGRGACSAIEDAGALARHLREAPDLDAALSRYDAERRPVTTKLVKRSRAVGRLGQVDNGVLCTARDGLLGLAGLAASLRGKRPRVEQSRT, encoded by the coding sequence ATGAGGACAGCGATCGTGGTGGGAGCGGGGATCGGTGGGGTCACGGCGGCCGTCGCGCTGGAGCAGTGCGGCTGGCAGGTCACGGTGCTCGAACGGGCGGCCGCGTTGGGCGAGGTCGGCGCGGGGATCTCCGTCTGGCCGGGCGCCGTCGCGGTGCTGGAGGAGCTCGGGGTGACCGGAGTGCAGAAGGCCGCGGTGGTCGGCGACCCGGCGGGAATGCGACGCCCGAACGGGAAGTGGGTGGTCGAAGCGACCGATTTGGGGTTGGAGCTGCCGGTGATGATCCACCGCGCGCAGTTGCACGACTTGATCACCGCTCGGCTCGGCCCGGCGGTCACGATCCGCACTGGAACCACCGTCACGGCGGTGAGCCAGGACGAGACGGGTGTGACCGTGAGTACGCAGTACGGAAAGCTCGAGGCCGAGCTGGTGGTGGGAGCGGACGGGATCCGGAGCATCCTGCGCGAAAGCCATCCGCGGTACGCCGGCTATACGGCGTACCGGGGGATCGCCGAGGTGGAGACGGCCGATGGTGGGGGCGAGACGTGGGGGCGGGGGCGGCGGTTCGGGTTCGCGAAGCTGATCGACGGGCGGATCTACTGGTACGCGACGCTGAACCGGCCCGCCGGACAGCCCGCCGGACCGGGTGGTCAACGCGGCGATGTCATCGAGGCGTTCGGCGACTGGCACGACCCGATTCCGGCCCTCCTCGCGGGCACCCGGGAGGTCCTGCAGAACGACCTCTACGACCTGCCGACGCCGCTGGCCTCCTTCGTCCGCGGCCGCGTCATTCTGCTCGGCGACGCGGCCCACGCGATGACACCGAACCTCGGCCGCGGCGCCTGCTCGGCCATCGAGGACGCCGGCGCCCTCGCCCGGCACCTGCGCGAAGCCCCGGACCTGGACGCCGCACTCAGCCGGTACGACGCCGAGCGGCGACCCGTCACGACCAAGCTGGTCAAGCGGTCGCGGGCGGTCGGCCGGCTCGGTCAGGTGGACAACGGGGTGCTCTGCACGGCAAGGGACGGGCTGCTCGGGCTGGCCGGTCTGGCGGCCTCCTTACGAGGGAAGCGACCCCGGGTGGAACAATCGCGGACGTGA